A stretch of the Gossypium hirsutum isolate 1008001.06 chromosome D07, Gossypium_hirsutum_v2.1, whole genome shotgun sequence genome encodes the following:
- the LOC107961333 gene encoding polyvinylalcohol dehydrogenase, producing MEFLLLLCLLSLRVFTPSAYSNDWLSHGGNLLNRRFAETETKISPETVSQLRLKWKFEAGRDITATPSVFEGRVYFPSWDGYLYAVKQSDGSLIWKQNLQQLTGINSTRVISNVNVTASRTTPTIADDLLIFGISGPAFVVAVKQSNGELVWSTQLDDHPAAVITMSGTYYDGNFYVGTSSLEEEVSIEECCIFRGSFVKLNAKTGKILWQTFMLPDNFGNRDKYAGAAIWGSSPPVDVTRNLVYVATGNLYSAPQNVIDCQERQNNQTQVAPTHSDECVEPENHSDSFLALDLDTGNIKWFHQLGGYDVWFFACFNISVPACPPGGPNPDADFGEAPMMLTIYVNGTTKDIVVAVQKSGFAWGLDRDDGNIIWSTEAGPGGLTGGGIWGAATDEKKVYTNIANSDGKNFTLKPSTRNTTGGGWVAMDATNGQVLWSTADPTNGTVSGPVTVANGVVFGGSTYKDGPVYAMDGKSGEILWSYNTGATVFGGMSVNDGCIYVGHGYRVSFGFFNPSITAGNSLFAFCIS from the exons ATGGAGTTTCTTCTCTTACTATGCCTTCTTTCTTTGCGGGTTTTTACTCCTTCAGCATATTCAAAT GACTGGTTAAGCCATGGTGGGAACCTACTGAACAGGAGATTTGCGGAGACAGAAACCAAAATAAGCCCCGAAACAGTATCGCAGCTGAGATTGAAATGGAAATTCGAAGCAGGAAGGGACATAACAGCAACACCATCAGTTTTTGAAGGAAGAGTTTATTTCCCAAGTTGGGATGGTTATCTTTATGCTGTGAAACAATCCGATGGTTCTCTTATTTGGAAACAAAATTTACAACAGTTGACCGGTATTAATTCAACTAGGGTTATTTCCAATGTTAATGTCACAGCTTCAAGAACAACACCCACAATTGCTGATGATTTGTTGATCTTTGGGATCAGTGGACCAGCTTTTGTTGTTGCAGTGAAGCAATCCAATGGGGAACTTGTTTGGTCTACCCAGCTTGATGATCATCCAGCTGCTGTTATCACAATGTCTGGAACTTATTACGATGG GAACTTCTACGTCGGCACATCTTCACTAGAGGAAGAGGTAAGCATTGAAGAATGCTGCATCTTTCGTGGAAGCTTCGTCAAACTAAACGCAAAAACTGGGAAAATCTTGTGGCAAACCTTCATGTTACCCGACAATTTCGGCAACCGTGACAAATATGCCGGCGCTGCCATCTGGGGCAGCAGCCCGCCGGTCGATGTCACTAGGAACCTCGTCTACGTTGCCACTGGCAACCTCTATTCTGCACCCCAAAACGTAATCGATTGCCAAGAGAGACAAAACAATCAAACCCAAGTTGCTCCTACTCATTCGGATGAGTGTGTGGAGCCTGAAAATCACTCAGATTCATTCCTGGCCCTTGATTTGGACACTGGAAACATCAAGTGGTTCCATCAACTTGGGGGCTATGATGTTTGGTTTTTCGCCTGTTTTAATATTTCAGTCCCTGCTTGTCCTCCCGGAGGACCAAACCCTGATGCTGATTTTGGCGAAGCACCCATGATGCTAACCATATACGTCAATGGAACTACAAAAGACATTGTTGTTGCTGTTCAAAAAAGTGGATTTGCGTGGGGTTTGGATCGTGATGATGGCAACATTATATGGTCTACC GAAGCTGGACCTGGTGGTCTCACAGGAGGCGGAATATGGGGGGCGGCCACCGATGAAAAGAAGGTCTACACCAACATAGCCAACTCCGACGGTAAAAACTTCACTTTAAAACCATCAACAAGGAACACGACTGGCGGTGGATGGGTGGCAATGGATGCTACTAATGGTCAAGTTCTTTGGTCAACAGCCGACCCTACTAATGGTACTGTAAGTGGACCGGTGACCGTAGCAAATGGAGTGGTATTTGGTGGTTCGACATACAAAGATGGACCAGTGTATGCAATGGATGGTAAGAGTGGGGAAATTTTATGGTCATATAACACAGGGGCCACTGTTTTTGGTGGTATGTCAGTCAACGATGGGTGTATTTACGTAGGGCATGGATATAGGGTTAGTTTTGGTTTCTTTAATCCAAGCATCACTGCTGGGAACTCACTCTTTGCTTTTTGCATATCTTGA